One Phaseolus vulgaris cultivar G19833 chromosome 2, P. vulgaris v2.0, whole genome shotgun sequence DNA window includes the following coding sequences:
- the LOC137809537 gene encoding auxin-responsive protein SAUR71-like: protein MEFVKKCKRVLESGKRLHAENSSSGRYGRLKKKERQQRKKPCVAPHGCLCVYVGAERERFIVKIKIANHPLFKELLDGAEREYGYRNDGPLWLPCHVDFFCEALTEMEISTTEEDVMGGCSVGCVGHSYSHNSSSSVCDLSCRYATGSSSYRYYETHVN from the coding sequence ATGGAGTTTGTGAAGAAGTGTAAGAGGGTGTTGGAAAGTGGGAAGAGATTGCATGCGGAGAACAGTTCAAGTGGAAGGTATGGAAGGTTGAAAAAGAAAGAACGGCAACAGAGGAAGAAGCCTTGTGTGGCTCCACATGGTTGTCTCTGCGTGTACGTTggagcagagagagagagattcaTTGTAAAGATAAAGATAGCGAATCACCCTTTGTTCAAAGAGCTTTTGGACGGTGCTGAGAGAGAATATGGGTATAGAAACGATGGTCCCTTGTGGCTCCCTTGTCACGTTGACTTCTTCTGTGAGGCACTGACGGAGATGGAGATCAGCACCACCGAAGAAGATGTAATGGGTGGGTGTTCTGTAGGTTGCGTGGGCCATAGTTACAGCCACAACTCGTCTTCTTCAGTTTGTGATCTCAGTTGTAGATATGCGACAGGGTCTTCCTCTTATCGTTATTATGAAACCCATGTGAATTGA